The Salinispora tropica CNB-440 genome has a window encoding:
- a CDS encoding Gfo/Idh/MocA family protein encodes MSDRRKLRAGLIGLGAMGRNHARVLSGLDGVELVGIVDPAGDSSGTLSAPVLPELGDLLKLGVDYAVVACPTALHESIGLELAANGVSALIEKPLAQSVEAATRLVEAFETAGLVAGVGHIERYNPALQSLRTRLEAGELGEVFQVVTRRQGPFPRRIADVGVVMDLATHDIDLTSWVTGQEYTSVSARTVSRSGRLHEDMVAVVGQLTDGTMVNHLVNWLSPLKERSTVITGDKGCFVADTLTADLTFYANAAINTEWEALRNFRGVAEGDMVRYAIPKREPLLVEHERFRDAVEGKEADIVTLRQGLRTVEVAAALLRSAADSSTVVVDGQDASLAESAAVR; translated from the coding sequence ATGAGTGATCGTCGTAAGCTGCGCGCCGGCCTGATCGGCCTTGGTGCGATGGGTCGCAATCACGCCCGCGTCCTGTCCGGCCTGGACGGTGTCGAGCTGGTCGGCATCGTTGACCCGGCCGGCGACTCCAGCGGAACGCTCAGCGCTCCGGTCCTGCCGGAGTTGGGTGACCTTCTCAAGCTCGGTGTCGACTACGCCGTGGTTGCCTGCCCCACCGCCCTGCACGAGTCGATCGGGCTGGAACTGGCGGCTAACGGGGTGTCGGCTCTGATCGAGAAGCCGCTCGCCCAGTCCGTCGAGGCAGCCACCCGGCTCGTCGAGGCGTTCGAGACTGCTGGTCTGGTGGCCGGGGTTGGCCACATCGAGCGCTACAACCCGGCCCTGCAGAGTCTGCGTACCCGCTTGGAGGCCGGTGAGCTGGGTGAGGTGTTCCAGGTTGTCACCCGGCGGCAGGGCCCGTTCCCGCGTCGCATCGCCGACGTCGGTGTGGTGATGGACCTCGCCACCCACGACATTGACCTCACGAGCTGGGTCACCGGTCAGGAGTACACGTCGGTGTCGGCCCGTACGGTCTCCCGTAGCGGCCGGCTGCACGAGGACATGGTGGCCGTCGTCGGTCAGCTTACCGACGGCACGATGGTCAACCACCTGGTCAACTGGCTGAGCCCGCTCAAGGAGCGGTCCACCGTCATCACCGGTGACAAGGGCTGCTTCGTCGCCGACACCCTCACCGCTGACCTGACCTTCTACGCCAATGCCGCCATCAACACCGAGTGGGAGGCGTTGCGTAACTTCCGGGGGGTCGCCGAGGGCGATATGGTGCGGTACGCCATCCCGAAGCGTGAGCCGCTGCTCGTCGAGCACGAGCGGTTCCGCGACGCGGTGGAGGGTAAGGAAGCCGACATCGTTACCCTCCGTCAGGGTCTACGGACAGTCGAGGTGGCTGCCGCGCTGCTACGTTCGGCTGCGGACAGCAGCACCGTCGTCGTTGACGGGCAGGACGCGTCGCTCGCCGAGAGTGCAGCGGTTCGCTGA
- a CDS encoding bifunctional cytidylyltransferase/SDR family oxidoreductase: MTHEQTAVASAGAQPWRPTRTVAVILAGGTGTRLGLGIPKQLLKVAGKPIIEHTLAVFEAAPEIDEIIVLMAAGHVPDVEQIVQQAGFGKVSAVVEGGQTRNATTRLALEMIGPDDCNILFHDAVRPLTSGRIIRECVNALWTYSAVDVAIPSADTIIQVDEDDCITDIPVRSRLRRGQTPQAFRSGTIRAAYQEAAGDPDFAATDDCGVVLRYLPGTPIKVIDGTDENIKVTHPLDVHLADKLFQLAAAKAPRLADHRDYIEELTGRTIVVFGGSHGIGQELTALARRYGARVFPVSRSSTGTHVERAEDVEAALQTAFAATGRIDHVVVTAGLLEKGMLADMDAGTVDQLLQVNFVGPVTVARAALPYLRRTQGQLLLYTSSSYTRGRARYALYSATKAALVNLTQALADEWAEADVRVNCVNPERTATPMRTRAFGPEPAHTLLTAAAVARASLDVLLSGLTGQVIDVRRADDEEAESMAVLPTQAGGERAERPADQSGAGRGPDQVEANHGAR, translated from the coding sequence ATGACCCACGAGCAGACCGCCGTAGCGTCGGCCGGCGCCCAGCCCTGGCGGCCCACCCGGACCGTCGCGGTGATCCTGGCCGGTGGTACCGGCACCCGACTCGGCCTCGGTATCCCCAAACAGCTACTCAAGGTCGCCGGCAAACCGATCATCGAGCACACCCTCGCTGTCTTCGAGGCCGCGCCCGAGATTGACGAGATCATCGTGCTGATGGCGGCCGGGCACGTCCCGGACGTCGAACAGATCGTGCAGCAGGCCGGGTTCGGCAAGGTCTCGGCCGTCGTCGAGGGCGGGCAGACCCGCAACGCCACCACCCGCCTCGCGCTGGAGATGATCGGTCCGGACGACTGCAACATCCTGTTCCACGACGCGGTACGTCCGCTGACTAGCGGGCGCATCATCCGGGAGTGCGTGAACGCGCTCTGGACGTACTCGGCGGTTGATGTGGCCATCCCGTCAGCGGACACGATCATCCAGGTGGACGAGGACGACTGCATCACCGACATCCCGGTCCGCTCTCGGCTACGCCGGGGTCAGACCCCCCAGGCCTTCCGCTCCGGTACCATCCGCGCGGCGTACCAGGAAGCGGCGGGTGACCCGGACTTCGCCGCGACCGACGACTGCGGCGTGGTGCTGCGCTACCTGCCCGGCACGCCGATCAAGGTGATCGACGGCACCGACGAGAACATCAAGGTCACCCACCCGCTCGATGTGCACCTGGCGGACAAGCTGTTTCAACTCGCCGCCGCCAAGGCGCCCCGGTTAGCCGACCACCGGGACTACATCGAGGAGCTGACCGGCCGCACGATCGTCGTCTTCGGCGGCAGCCACGGCATCGGCCAGGAGCTGACCGCACTGGCCCGGCGCTACGGCGCCCGGGTCTTCCCGGTCAGCCGCTCGAGCACCGGCACCCACGTGGAGCGGGCCGAGGACGTCGAGGCCGCACTCCAGACCGCCTTCGCCGCGACCGGCCGGATCGACCATGTGGTCGTCACCGCCGGGCTGTTGGAGAAGGGCATGCTCGCCGACATGGACGCCGGCACCGTGGACCAACTGCTCCAGGTGAACTTCGTCGGCCCGGTGACGGTAGCCCGCGCGGCACTACCGTACCTACGGCGGACCCAGGGCCAGCTGCTGCTCTACACCTCCAGCTCGTACACCCGGGGCCGAGCCCGGTACGCGCTCTACTCGGCCACCAAGGCAGCCCTGGTGAACCTCACCCAGGCCCTCGCCGACGAGTGGGCCGAGGCCGACGTACGGGTCAACTGCGTCAACCCGGAGCGCACCGCCACGCCGATGCGTACCCGGGCGTTCGGCCCAGAACCGGCGCACACCCTACTCACCGCGGCGGCGGTGGCGCGGGCCTCGCTGGACGTACTGCTCTCCGGGCTCACCGGGCAGGTGATCGACGTACGCCGTGCGGACGACGAGGAGGCGGAGTCGATGGCTGTCCTGCCGACGCAGGCCGGAGGGGAGCGCGCCGAGCGCCCCGCCGATCAGTCGGGGGCGGGTCGTGGTCCGGACCAGGTGGAGGCGAACCACGGTGCGCGGTGA
- a CDS encoding DegT/DnrJ/EryC1/StrS family aminotransferase — translation MPGLNGDFIPPAKPVIGEAEIEAAVRVLRSGLVVQGPEVKAFEEEFAELVSGRHCVAVNSGTSALQLTLMALGFGPGDEIIVPSFSFAASANSIRLVGAEPVFVDIEPGNFCLDPAAVAAAVTPRTVAIMPVHLYGHPATMDKIMTIAEQHGLAVVEDAAQAHGASLNGKPVGAFGTAGCFSFYPTKNMHSLEGGMISTADAGLARTLRMLRNQGMEQRYANEVVGANMRMTDVAAAVGRVQLRQLPEWTAQRQANAKFLDSKITGMLIPPVADGATHVYHQYTVRARGDRDAAQRRLTELGIGNAVYYPTPIHRLKPFLTAEGTPGPWELPETERAAAEVISLPVHPSLSQSDLERIADGANLAGGAR, via the coding sequence ATGCCTGGGCTGAACGGAGATTTCATCCCACCAGCGAAACCGGTCATCGGTGAGGCTGAGATCGAAGCAGCTGTGCGAGTGTTGCGCAGTGGCCTCGTCGTGCAGGGGCCGGAGGTCAAGGCGTTTGAGGAAGAGTTCGCCGAGCTGGTCTCGGGCCGGCATTGCGTCGCGGTGAACTCCGGTACCTCGGCGCTCCAGCTCACCCTGATGGCGCTGGGCTTCGGCCCCGGCGACGAGATCATCGTCCCCTCGTTCTCCTTCGCGGCGAGCGCGAACTCCATCCGGCTCGTCGGCGCCGAGCCGGTCTTCGTTGACATCGAGCCGGGTAACTTCTGCCTTGATCCCGCAGCGGTGGCCGCGGCGGTCACGCCGCGCACCGTCGCGATCATGCCGGTGCACCTCTACGGGCATCCCGCCACAATGGACAAGATCATGACGATCGCCGAGCAGCACGGCCTCGCCGTTGTCGAGGACGCCGCCCAGGCACACGGCGCGAGCCTGAACGGGAAGCCGGTCGGCGCGTTCGGCACCGCAGGTTGCTTCAGCTTCTACCCGACCAAGAACATGCACTCGCTCGAGGGCGGCATGATTAGCACCGCCGACGCCGGGCTCGCCCGGACCCTGCGGATGCTGCGTAACCAGGGCATGGAGCAGCGGTACGCCAACGAGGTCGTCGGTGCCAACATGCGGATGACTGACGTCGCGGCGGCTGTCGGCCGCGTGCAGCTGCGTCAGCTCCCGGAGTGGACAGCGCAGCGTCAGGCCAATGCCAAGTTCCTTGACTCGAAGATCACCGGCATGCTGATTCCGCCGGTCGCCGACGGTGCGACGCACGTCTACCACCAGTACACCGTCCGGGCCCGCGGCGACCGTGACGCTGCCCAGCGGCGCCTGACCGAGCTGGGCATCGGCAACGCCGTCTACTACCCGACGCCGATTCACCGGCTCAAGCCGTTCCTGACCGCGGAGGGTACGCCCGGTCCGTGGGAGCTGCCGGAGACCGAGCGGGCCGCCGCCGAGGTGATCTCGCTGCCGGTGCACCCGTCGCTGAGCCAGAGCGATCTGGAGCGGATCGCCGACGGTGCCAACCTGGCCGGAGGTGCCCGATGA
- a CDS encoding ABC transporter permease — protein MANTAVADADSGLTGAQLAARHGLSIADTRPTLTAYTRALWSYRHFITTYANAKVTASFSQARLGQIWQMLTPLTNAAVYYLIFGVILNISRDVDNFIAYLCVGLFVFTFTSSTATGGISAITTNLGLIRALHFPRAALPFAITLTQLRHLLAAMVVLVGIVLATGEPITLEWLLVIPALLLQVVFSIGLALALARLGSKLTDLKQIMPFVMRTWMYGSGVLYSVQAFTDNLPALATTLIQLNPMLVYIELVRHALLEGAPVTSDIPRLLLLATAWALVVGVGGFIYFWRGEQEYGRG, from the coding sequence ATGGCCAACACGGCGGTGGCCGATGCTGATTCAGGTCTGACCGGGGCACAGTTGGCCGCCCGGCACGGCCTGAGTATCGCCGACACAAGGCCCACGCTGACTGCGTACACCCGGGCGCTATGGTCCTATCGGCACTTCATAACGACGTACGCGAACGCCAAGGTGACCGCGTCCTTCAGCCAGGCCCGACTGGGGCAGATCTGGCAGATGCTGACGCCGCTGACGAATGCCGCCGTCTACTATCTGATCTTCGGCGTGATCCTGAACATCTCGCGGGATGTCGACAACTTCATCGCCTATCTCTGCGTCGGTCTCTTCGTCTTCACCTTCACGTCGAGTACCGCGACCGGCGGCATCTCGGCCATCACCACCAACCTCGGACTGATCCGGGCACTGCACTTCCCCCGCGCGGCGCTGCCCTTCGCGATCACCCTCACGCAGCTCCGGCACCTGCTCGCGGCGATGGTGGTGCTCGTCGGCATCGTCTTGGCGACCGGCGAGCCGATCACCCTGGAGTGGCTGCTGGTGATTCCCGCGCTACTACTCCAGGTGGTGTTCAGCATTGGCCTGGCGCTGGCCCTGGCCCGGCTCGGTTCGAAGCTGACCGACCTCAAACAGATCATGCCCTTCGTGATGCGCACCTGGATGTATGGATCCGGCGTGCTCTACAGCGTGCAGGCCTTCACCGACAACCTTCCGGCCCTCGCGACCACTCTGATCCAGCTCAACCCAATGCTGGTCTACATCGAGTTGGTCCGACACGCGCTGCTGGAGGGCGCCCCGGTGACCTCGGACATTCCCCGGCTGTTGCTCCTGGCGACCGCGTGGGCGCTGGTCGTCGGAGTCGGTGGATTTATCTACTTTTGGCGCGGCGAGCAGGAGTACGGACGTGGCTGA
- a CDS encoding ABC transporter ATP-binding protein, translating into MADPNTIPTSPSTVPATTTTTAVGERIPTVIVDDAHLVYRVYGAGSGSAGSAAAALKRIVTRQPQRPTLRKVHAVKGVSFTAYRGEAIGLIGSNGSGKSTLLRAIAGLMPTNQGAIYTQGQPSLLGVNAALVPDLSGERNVVLGCLAMGMSPEQVRIATPEILQFSGINERDNFAALPMRTYSSGMQARLRFAISAAKKHDVLLIDEALATGDTRFRRRSEQKIRQLRADAGTVFLVSHSISSIRDTCERTIWLESGELRMDGPTLEVTKAYSDYMASR; encoded by the coding sequence GTGGCTGACCCCAACACGATCCCCACAAGCCCCAGCACGGTCCCCGCAACCACAACCACCACGGCAGTCGGTGAACGGATCCCGACCGTGATCGTGGACGACGCCCACCTGGTCTACCGGGTGTACGGTGCCGGCAGTGGTTCGGCCGGCTCTGCGGCAGCCGCGCTCAAACGGATTGTCACCCGACAGCCACAGCGCCCCACCCTGCGAAAGGTTCACGCGGTCAAGGGGGTCAGCTTCACCGCGTACCGCGGTGAAGCGATCGGTCTGATCGGCAGCAACGGCTCCGGCAAGTCGACCCTGCTACGAGCGATCGCCGGGTTGATGCCCACCAACCAGGGAGCGATCTACACCCAGGGCCAGCCCTCGCTACTCGGGGTCAACGCCGCGTTGGTGCCCGACCTCTCCGGCGAACGCAACGTCGTCCTCGGTTGCCTGGCCATGGGCATGTCGCCCGAGCAGGTCCGTATCGCCACCCCAGAGATCCTCCAGTTCTCCGGCATCAACGAGCGCGACAACTTCGCCGCCCTGCCGATGCGGACCTACTCCTCCGGCATGCAGGCCCGGCTACGCTTCGCCATCTCGGCGGCGAAGAAACACGACGTGCTCCTTATTGACGAGGCGCTGGCGACCGGAGACACCCGGTTTCGCCGCCGCAGCGAACAGAAGATCCGTCAACTACGTGCCGACGCCGGCACCGTGTTCCTGGTCAGCCACTCGATCAGCTCGATCCGGGACACCTGCGAACGGACCATCTGGTTGGAGTCCGGCGAGCTTCGGATGGACGGCCCCACCCTCGAGGTGACCAAGGCGTACTCGGACTACATGGCGAGCCGGTGA
- a CDS encoding CDP-glycerol glycerophosphotransferase family protein, whose product MRGDLVRKLIAQALSAGLAMLAFVVLALTDATFWGLGLAVAALAATGWQRRVRPQADSVAETMLLAAGVLVGYARHLDAGFDPALAATALVLLGLVLLVGPLRAAGDREIRTANLPVRDWSPLLAAELPAALLMLLALVAGAAAASLPAWVALATALLVGTAAAAVALDLARRRFRPAANGGPVGRALRRHRPEFLLYFSAPPGSEYQVTMWLPYLERLGRPFLVMLREPELLPTVAAATTAPVAYCPTLPAMDEALVPSLRVAFYVNHGAKNGHCVRFTQLTHVQLHHGDSDKAPSANPMSGIFDRIFVAGQAAVDRYARAGVHLPAEKFVLVGRPQVEGIEVRRGAVTAATPTVLYTPTWTGHHADANYCSLPVAETLLRDLLARGATVILRAHPYTTQNPTSARQLARLHELLAADRGRTGRAHVFGAAASRELTLTECVNRSDALVSDVSGVISDYLYSGKPYAVTDMLDLRDRFPADFPLAASGYVLRRDMSNGDEVLDRLLGDDPLAEARWATRTRYLGDFPAESYAEGFLAAARRELESGGGVPTPRAAGATVSPTG is encoded by the coding sequence GTGCGCGGTGACCTGGTCCGGAAACTGATCGCTCAGGCCCTCTCCGCCGGGCTGGCCATGCTGGCCTTCGTCGTGCTCGCCCTGACCGACGCGACCTTCTGGGGGCTCGGGTTGGCAGTCGCCGCGCTCGCGGCCACCGGGTGGCAACGGCGGGTTCGACCGCAGGCCGACAGCGTGGCCGAGACCATGCTGCTCGCGGCGGGAGTCCTGGTCGGGTACGCCCGCCACCTCGACGCCGGCTTCGATCCCGCGCTGGCCGCGACCGCGCTGGTCCTGCTTGGGCTGGTCCTGCTGGTTGGACCGCTGCGGGCGGCGGGCGACCGGGAGATCCGCACCGCGAACCTTCCGGTACGCGACTGGTCGCCCCTACTCGCCGCCGAGTTGCCGGCTGCCCTGCTCATGCTGCTCGCCCTGGTCGCCGGCGCGGCTGCGGCGTCCCTGCCGGCCTGGGTGGCGCTGGCCACCGCTCTGTTGGTCGGTACGGCCGCCGCCGCGGTGGCGCTGGACCTGGCCCGACGGCGTTTCCGTCCGGCCGCCAACGGTGGGCCGGTGGGCCGGGCGCTGCGCCGGCATCGGCCCGAGTTCCTGCTGTACTTCTCCGCGCCCCCCGGCTCCGAGTACCAGGTGACGATGTGGCTGCCGTACCTGGAGCGGCTCGGTCGACCGTTCCTGGTCATGCTGCGTGAGCCGGAGTTGCTGCCGACCGTTGCGGCGGCCACCACCGCCCCGGTCGCGTACTGCCCGACGTTGCCCGCAATGGACGAGGCGCTCGTGCCGAGCCTACGGGTCGCCTTCTATGTCAACCACGGCGCGAAGAACGGCCACTGCGTCCGATTCACCCAGCTCACCCACGTGCAGCTGCACCACGGCGACAGTGACAAGGCCCCCAGCGCCAACCCGATGTCGGGTATCTTCGACCGGATCTTCGTCGCGGGTCAGGCGGCGGTCGACCGGTACGCCCGCGCCGGCGTCCACCTCCCGGCGGAAAAGTTTGTCCTGGTCGGCCGCCCCCAGGTGGAGGGAATCGAGGTACGCCGTGGGGCGGTGACCGCCGCCACTCCGACCGTCCTGTACACCCCGACCTGGACCGGGCATCACGCAGACGCCAACTACTGTTCGCTGCCGGTGGCCGAGACCCTGCTGCGGGACCTGCTCGCGCGGGGCGCGACGGTCATTCTCCGGGCCCATCCCTACACCACGCAGAACCCCACCTCGGCCCGACAGCTGGCCCGACTCCACGAGCTGCTCGCCGCCGACCGCGGCCGGACCGGACGGGCCCATGTCTTCGGGGCAGCCGCCAGCCGTGAGCTGACCCTGACCGAGTGCGTCAACCGCTCCGACGCGCTCGTCTCCGACGTGTCGGGGGTCATCTCCGACTACCTCTACTCCGGCAAGCCGTACGCGGTGACCGACATGCTGGATCTGCGCGACCGGTTCCCGGCGGACTTCCCGCTCGCCGCCTCCGGCTATGTGCTGCGGCGGGACATGTCCAACGGCGACGAGGTGCTGGACCGGCTCCTCGGGGACGACCCGCTGGCCGAGGCCCGGTGGGCCACCCGGACCCGCTACCTCGGTGACTTCCCCGCCGAGTCGTACGCCGAGGGCTTCCTGGCTGCCGCCCGGCGGGAGTTAGAGTCCGGTGGCGGCGTTCCGACGCCACGCGCCGCCGGGGCCACGGTCTCCCCCACCGGCTGA
- a CDS encoding glycosyltransferase family 4 protein, whose product MTATEGTSKAPARILMLVDNGVTGDSRVQKTARSAADAGWDVTLLGRTGNGQQQWQLGGATVQLVPMPSPLRHRRHELRRRWLIAPLAYPRTGIAARRQQEVRAWQADLRVDRALAATEGRSPLALQWLRVQTLAARVTRKWISFRHWQLTFGQQRRKRLTTPSDRLFTWLQLRLRGDRAWRKLEPQLWDFELAYAKTVDELEPDIIYANDFRMLGVGARAKIRAAAAGREIKLIWDVHEYLPGLKPRADNARWMISHRAHEREYAKWADAVITVSGRLAEMLQRDHNFAERPSVVLNAPNSDDAMGGQRADALDVRSQCGLDADVPLVVYSGAAAAHRGLGVMMEALPRLPDVHVAFVVNAPTGPYLTGLVARARELGVADRVHVLPYVAPAEVVSFLSTATLGVIPIHHWLNHEIALVTKFFEYSHARLPIVVSDVETMAAVVQETGQGEVFPAEDVDGYVAAVEAVLSDPDRYRKAYDSMDLKTWTWEEQAKVLNNVYRRLISQDRHPVASASD is encoded by the coding sequence ATGACTGCGACGGAGGGCACATCGAAGGCGCCTGCCCGGATCTTGATGCTTGTTGACAACGGCGTCACCGGTGACTCCCGAGTGCAGAAGACCGCACGTTCAGCCGCTGACGCCGGGTGGGATGTGACCCTGCTCGGACGTACCGGCAACGGGCAGCAACAGTGGCAGCTCGGTGGCGCAACGGTGCAGCTGGTGCCGATGCCAAGCCCGTTGCGGCACCGCAGGCACGAGCTACGTCGGCGTTGGTTGATCGCGCCGTTGGCGTATCCGCGGACCGGTATAGCCGCTCGGCGGCAGCAGGAGGTTCGCGCCTGGCAGGCCGATCTGCGGGTGGATCGGGCGTTGGCGGCCACCGAGGGCAGGTCCCCCCTGGCTCTGCAGTGGCTGCGGGTGCAGACGCTGGCGGCTCGGGTAACCCGAAAGTGGATTTCGTTCCGGCACTGGCAGTTGACCTTTGGCCAGCAGAGGCGCAAGCGGTTGACGACCCCGTCGGACCGCCTCTTCACCTGGTTGCAGCTGCGTCTGCGGGGTGACCGTGCCTGGCGCAAGCTCGAACCACAGCTATGGGATTTTGAGCTCGCCTACGCGAAGACCGTCGACGAGCTCGAACCGGACATCATTTACGCCAACGACTTCCGAATGCTCGGTGTTGGTGCCCGCGCCAAGATTCGAGCAGCGGCGGCTGGCCGTGAGATCAAGCTGATCTGGGATGTCCATGAGTACCTGCCTGGCCTCAAGCCGAGGGCCGACAACGCCCGGTGGATGATTTCCCATCGGGCGCACGAGCGTGAGTACGCCAAGTGGGCCGATGCGGTGATCACGGTTTCCGGGCGACTGGCGGAGATGTTGCAGCGTGATCATAACTTCGCTGAGCGGCCGTCCGTCGTGCTGAACGCGCCGAACTCGGACGACGCGATGGGCGGTCAGCGCGCTGATGCGCTGGATGTGCGCAGCCAATGTGGGCTCGATGCAGATGTCCCGCTGGTGGTCTACAGCGGCGCGGCGGCAGCGCACCGTGGTTTGGGCGTGATGATGGAAGCGTTGCCACGGCTACCCGACGTACATGTGGCATTCGTCGTCAACGCCCCCACCGGGCCCTACCTGACCGGTCTGGTTGCCCGGGCTCGTGAACTCGGCGTGGCGGACCGCGTGCACGTGTTGCCGTACGTCGCCCCGGCCGAGGTGGTCAGCTTCCTGTCGACCGCGACGTTGGGCGTGATCCCGATTCACCATTGGCTCAACCACGAGATCGCCCTGGTCACCAAGTTTTTCGAGTACTCGCATGCACGACTGCCGATCGTGGTTAGCGATGTCGAGACCATGGCGGCTGTTGTGCAGGAAACCGGGCAGGGTGAAGTGTTCCCGGCCGAAGACGTCGATGGGTATGTCGCGGCGGTGGAGGCGGTCCTGTCGGACCCGGATCGGTATCGCAAGGCGTACGACTCGATGGATCTGAAGACGTGGACCTGGGAGGAGCAGGCGAAGGTCCTGAACAATGTCTATCGGCGGCTCATTTCGCAGGACCGTCACCCGGTCGCGTCGGCCTCCGATTGA
- a CDS encoding TetR/AcrR family transcriptional regulator — protein sequence MLRGEITTAIRRAVLQELAAVGYGRLSIEAIARRAGVGKTAIYRRWSSKVDLVLEVVVAAVGKRFPLPDTGGLRGDLELVFLIMTRALGHPLAAQIIPDLLAEAARNEQIAQTLQRVLRDNQRDIGGQVVGRAVSRGELPPDIDLDIAVDLIVGPLYWRLAVSRTPLAVEELPGLAAAVAAALGVASQPAVPSELGVPLPGTVTRTDTGQS from the coding sequence GTGCTGCGTGGTGAGATCACCACGGCAATCCGCCGTGCCGTCCTGCAGGAACTGGCCGCGGTCGGGTATGGCCGTCTCTCTATTGAAGCGATCGCGCGGCGTGCTGGGGTCGGCAAGACCGCGATCTACCGGCGGTGGAGCTCGAAGGTCGACCTCGTGCTCGAGGTGGTGGTGGCGGCGGTGGGGAAGCGGTTCCCCCTCCCGGACACCGGTGGCCTTCGCGGTGACCTGGAGTTAGTGTTCTTGATCATGACTCGGGCGCTCGGGCATCCGCTGGCGGCCCAGATCATCCCCGACCTGCTCGCCGAGGCTGCCCGGAATGAGCAGATCGCGCAGACCCTGCAACGGGTGCTGCGCGACAACCAGCGTGATATCGGCGGTCAGGTGGTTGGCCGGGCGGTTTCCCGGGGTGAGCTGCCACCCGACATCGATCTCGATATCGCCGTCGACCTGATCGTCGGCCCGCTGTACTGGCGGCTCGCGGTGTCTCGGACGCCGCTCGCCGTCGAAGAGCTGCCGGGTCTGGCCGCGGCTGTCGCCGCGGCCCTCGGGGTAGCATCCCAACCGGCCGTTCCCAGTGAACTGGGCGTGCCGCTACCTGGCACGGTAACCAGAACCGATACCGGTCAGTCATGA